The Colletotrichum destructivum chromosome 7, complete sequence genome contains the following window.
GGGAGGCCCTCCGCAAGCGAGatctccccctctctccccctcaCCCACTTCAATCTATCTCGTCCTGGTCTCAGACGCCGTTTACCTTCGCAGCTCGCAGCTTGGTTACTAAAAGCTCGCTCGTCGGCATCGCTGTTCTCGTCAACCACGActttcacacacacacacacacacacacacacatactcTCTCACTCAACCACAGCTCACTCACATACCCACACTCATCCGCATCCACACGCAATACGCCCTCCGCTATCGCCCGCTCACTGCGCCGCTCAGCGTTCTCGATCAAGTGAGGGGGGATAATCCTCCGATGGATCCATGCCGGGGATTCGCAATCGTATTGTTCTGAGTTCTGCAGCATTCGCATACCCCTTTTAGTCCTTACACCTTTTGGAAGAAGCCAACAGCATCTTCACCTCGGTGTTCaactgcttcttctcgtggTCGGCTCACTCCGTGCCCACAAAAAACACTTTAACATACATCACATCTACATACACATACGCCGCAATCATGTCTCGCCTCTCACCCTTCCCGTCTGAAATGACGTTCCGCACCGACTCCCGCGCCAGCGACAGGACGTACTACACCTGCGCCTACCAGAGCTTCAACGATGTCGAGCTCTACGCCCCCGGCTCCCCGCCGTCTCAGAACCCTGTCTACACACCGGCTCCGGTCCGGaccccggcgccggcccaacaacaaccacaacagcaacaacaacaacatgACCATCAACAACACTCCCAGCACAAATACAAGGACCCCGAGCCGGCAGAGATGCGCCGGCAGGACTCGGGCTACGAGTCCCTCCCGCCACGCTCCTCCTTTTCCAACCCCCGCCGCACATCGACCGCATCGTCCTCCCAGTCCTCCTCCAACAATAACAACAGCAACAGTCATTCGGGCTCGCAACCCCGGCCCCGCGGCCGCCCGACCATCCGCCGCGCGCCCAAGACGAGCCCGTACCCCACGACCGCCCGcaccagcggcagcagcctctATCGCCCGCAGCCGCACGCTCAGCCGCCCGTGACCTTCTTCCACTTCCCCGCGCACCCGaccgacgtcgagctcgccgcgAGGCGTCCccgcgaggacctcgagctcgaccagCGACGGCTGCTGCCCTCACCCGGCCGGGTCAGCGGGGAGCAGGGGGGCCCGGAGGAGGGTGCGGCAGGCTGCGCTGAGGTCgccgcgccgctgccgccgcaggccACGCACTACTGGACGAGCGACCGCACGCGGCGGCTCGAGtacgccgccatcgacgccgcgaGCCGGGGCGTCAAGGGCTGGGTCCGGAGGCACCTCGTGCCGGACTGCTTCGTCCCCAAGGAGAAGCACGTTgcctttgacgacgacacggGCAGCGTGCGGCGCTaccgcctcgagctcgacgaggaggcgccCTGCGAGAAGGGCCGGTGCGGAGGCCGCAGGAGGAGCTGGTTCGGCTTCAAGCGCTCCAAGACGGCCTGATATCGACGTTCGTGATGCCATCACGGCGGTTCTCTGGTTTTGGTTTTTTTCTcatgttttttttcttttcttttttcatCATGGTGTTGACGCGGCTTCGTTTTTAACGGATCATGGAGGAATCTGGGGGGGCGGTATGGGATTTTTGCATCAAAGTCGGGCGCGGCACTCGCACACAGAGCGGCTGGGAAAGTGGTCTGCATTGGCGTTCTATACCCAGCATTTGGTACCGTTGGATTTTTACTTTcattttctttctttctcccaTGGCTTAATCTTGTTTTTAATGTTTTTGTTGACCGATGGCGGTCTCGTCTCGCAGATGAgtgagagacagacagagagagagagagagagagagggtgagagaggAAAGGCACATCAGGTTTAGTTTTATTTTTTCCAAGCATCAGAATGGCATAGCGACGCATAGATGATCATAGACGACGGGACAAGACCGATCGATGGGAGAGCCCAAGGGGCGTCtcaaggagagggagggcaTATGGGGCCATGTCATTTTGAGGACTACGGAACTCGTATACAGACTGGAACAGCTGTTAGCCTTAAGCAAACCGAGAATGACACCTGAACAGATATCCCCAGATCCCACATTTTGCGGTATTAGTGACCGACCGGTCTCTCGAGTGAGGCTCCGTTCGTCTGATCTGGCTTCTGCCATCCGATCATGAGGTGCCGGCTTCGGGGGGCCACCATCGTGTAGTTCACACACCGCCAGTCCCCGGACCCATAGGTCAAGGGCTAGGGTAGAGGTCCAGAGGACGCTATTATGGATGCTCTGGGAGACCGGCGCCCTTCCGCTCGGGTCCGGAATACACACGCGGACCGGCCCGGGTCAGCCGCCGTTCCGGATAAAGAGGCGGTGAAGCTTCAGGGTCTTCCAACGACACGCGAGGCATCCCAAGTCATCGGGTAGCGAGTCAGTGGTCCCCCCAAGAGGCTCGAACGTGGGGGCAGAGTCGATCCGATGGAGTTGGACTCTATAACATTGGGTCTCCACGGTACGGATGCACACGCAACGATGGCCCACGAGGTGATGCTGGTTTGTGAGGCTGGTATAAAGCCATAGTTCTCTCCTGTCGATCTTATGCAGCGCTTGCGGCTGTCTTGTCTGACAGAGGTCCAGCCCGtccgccgccttggcctctTTCTTCACCGCCTATCAACTTGACCTCTTGTGCATCACCAGTGCATTCCAACGACGCATATCTCCATCTGCACAAGCACCGCCATCTCCCCGCCGATCCAACCGACCATCCTCGATCTCAACAATCTCATTTTCAAATCTCGGCGCACTCCATCATAGCCGAGTGCCGTCGCTAGACCTGACCCGTCGATGCCCTCTAATTCTGCCGCGGTGCTGCAATTGTCCATATAGTCCGGCGTTGGAGAGCGCGATGCCTGCCGTCGTCCATAATCATTCATAAGATCGGGCGCATATTGTAGCCCAGTTCGATATGGTTCCCCCAACGACCTCTCCATGACCTCTCCTTGAATCGAGGCCCGCCATGACCCCCACGGCCCCGGCGGTGACGCGGGGCATGTTGAGGCTGCTCTCGCCCGCCTCGTTGTGAAAACGTTGGCGGATCCAGTCTAGAAGTGCACCTGGATCTGTGGTCAGCTGACTGTCTCAGAGTTCGATAGTTGCATTGTGATTACAGATACCGGGAATGGCTTGGTGGTTGCAGTCTTCTTGCCATTGGAGGACTGCTTCTTGCGAAGGTCAACGGCCTGCTTCTGCATAAGTCTCACATAGCGGtggcatcctcctccttccccacGCCCTCCAGTACCTCCAGTCGATCCTGGAGTACATAATCGGACTCTGGCGGTGGATCGACTGAGGCTGTTTCCTActggcgttgttgttgttgttgttgttgttgttgttgataAACAACGGCGGGTCCAACCTCAGGCTTTTCCAGTCCAAGCCAGACGGTGTCGAACCAGGTTCATCTGTCGGCCTTGTTGGGCGGTGGGCCTGTGAAGTGTAGTTTTCCAGAATCTCATAGTAGCGTTGGTCGGGTAAGCTGTGAGCATGCCTGCTGGGAGAGAAATTCGGCGCTCGCCTCCTTGAGCCCATCTCATTGTACCATGTCATGTGTACAAAAGACCTATGAGAATTGTCCTGGCTAAGATTTCCAGTTCATCCTGTTGAATCTAGAATATAAAGGTCTTGTGGCTTCAACGAAGCCGGGTTGTCGATATCTCGAAACGTCTAAACTTGTTCACCAATTTCAACCTTCCAGGCCTTTTTCTCATTCAGGCACATTTTGTCCAAATTTCATCAGTAAGAGAATCAACGGAAAACCGAGACATGAGTGAGCTTTGTGTTCATGATCGACCATGATATGATCCGCCTTACTCTTGCAAATCAAGAATCCAACGATAAAACGATATCGGCCAGAAATGAAAGCATCTCATGAAGAACGAGCAAATTGGAATGTCAGGATCATGGTCTCCAGACTGAGCTTCCGAAACAACAAATGGGGTGGAGGATAGACATTCACGCCGACGTTGAAGAATCAAAGCTCGCCTTCTTGACCTTTGGAATTTGCTCTTCTTTCTCTACGATAGTGACGCTAGAATCGTCATACATTTGAAAAAAATGCTGCAACTAAGCAGGAAGGCTTGCCCAGCAATCGATGTTGTTGACACGGCCGTGCGGCAGTTGCAACCCGTTTGCGCAGTGGAAGACGGCAAATCCTTCATGGTCAGGATACCTCAAGAGCATCTTTCCCGGCGTCTAACAAACAATGACATCAGGTATGAGCGAAATATAAATATGGGTAGGACGATGATGCAAAAGGCTCGGGCTTACTCGCTGGAAATGACCGGCTGGTAATAGGAGACAAGGCGGGGCGCCAACAATCGATAATATGTTATCCAAGTAGCTTTTGACTTCGTAGGTCATGGTATCCCCCTTTTAATATGTGTTGTTACTTAACCTGTTAGATACGTGTTTTAATCTGGCTTTGCTGTTGGCTTTATCTAAGCCATATTAGATCTGCTCGTTTTCTAAACTCATAATGTATCGTTGTGGAAATTGTCTTGGTTTATTGGGGGATTCATACAGATGGCATTGCACCTTGGGCGTCTCAACCTCTAGCTAAATACACTGCTATACCTGAGAATTTGTTTTCTCTCTCATTGAAGGTATCGAACTTCAATGACGCGGAGTTAAAAGTCTTGGATTTGTGTTTATTCATTGTTACTTTGAACAGTATTGCGCAACTCCGACAGAAGCCGTCGCGAAGGAGGCCACTGGCCTGGCCACAGAAGCTACAGCCAGATCCCAAATCGCAGGACCTTCGAAAGAACGCCGGTTGAGCCTGGGCCGAAATTGAAGACGACGCGTTCCTGTGGAGACAGGGAGCGAATGGGTCGACGCCAGCAGCTTGGGTAACAGCTCTGCCTCGAAGTCGTTGTCAAACAGCGCGCGTACGCAACCACGTCTTTAAGGGCACGCGGTGATGTCAAATGTACGTGGAGGGCGATGCATGGTGCCCAACGACGAGCCGGAGCAGTGCCTTAAAACATATTACGAGCGTCAACGTCGTGGATGGAGACCTCACGATGGAACTGGGTCCAATCAACGTCCACTTCGCCTTTCGACAATGCCGAGGTAGTCTTTGTCCGGCCTGCCAGGCCCGTGGACTAGAATCGGTTCCTGCCACCAAAGCCAACCAACCTTTCCCTGTCCTGGCAATTTTCTGGTGATTCTCGTGCTTTATAGGGGTAGCATCGAAAGTTTTAGTTGTACTCCGATGCTTAGTTCTCCGCCAGCCAGGGGAACTCTGGTCTCAACTCCCAAAACGGGCCGGATGGGTTTGACACAATCACCAGCCATCACGAAAGGCTGTTGTTATCAGGGTCATTGAAAACCAAAAAGCAGCCCTACGACATTCCAGGTGTTATCGGCCTGGGGAAATGTAGAGGCTGGATGTGTTGGCTTCCTTCCCAGTCGTTTGCAATGTATATATCTCGCCACTCACTCTGTCGTTCAGGTGCAACCAGAtcacccgccgccctcagGTTGTGCGACCTGGTTGAGCAGGGGTGAGAGGGTGAGCCAGTCATCTTTGCAGGAGTGTGATATGTATGTGTAACTATTTTTGATGTGCGCCTAGCTGCGCCCGGCCGCTTCGAGAACCCTCAATAAGGCTGTCTATTTCTGCCCAAAGCTACTGCCACGCAGCTTACTGCCCGGAATGAAGTCCCAAGGCAGCCGCCAAGCAGCTGGTGAGGCCGGCTGATCCAATGACCCTATCTCCAAGGGTCTCCGTGTATGCCCAAGCCCTCCGATTCGACTGCAGCGTCCCTTCAAAGTCAGCCCCATTGAAGCAGTATGATTGAAGTCTAGCCAAGAATGCCTGCAGGTCGCTTGGATCCCTGCTGCCTGGCGGCTTCTCGCTCGGTCGTCGTGTCCATTCGGTTTTGTCACCTCTCCTTTCCCTCATGTCAACTCCTTCTTGCTCACGGATTCTCAATCTGtccatctcccccccccaaagctGTTGCCATTTCGGCGCTGGCACCATCCAGGGGCCTCCCTTCGTTGATCTGTATTTATGCTCTCAGAGTCTCCAATCGTTCTCGGCGACTGAATTGCGTCATGGAATCTTGCGGCACCTGCCGCGATTTCTTTCGTCTCACAATCTCTAGCGCGCCGCTCCGTGGGTTTGATGTCAGCTTTCCAAGAGGGTGCAGTCGGGATGAGCGACAAAGTGTCAAAGAGTCGGCACAAAACTGCCAATTATGCCATACGATATATCACTTCCTGCAACCTCGTCATGAATCTACATTCGACCTCCCAGAGTCAGACAATCACCCGTTCGAGATAAAGGTATACCCACAAAAGAGCCTCCTGCATGGTGAAAAGAACCTTTTTTCAAACGTCAGGTTCTTCTATGATATTCAAAACCGCGATGGCACAGACTACGGCTCATTCCACACCCTTAATTTTTCAATGTGGGCGGATGAAGGTGCGTTATCTACCTTGGAGCTATAGGCTCGGATGTTGTCTGACTTACGTGAAAGGTTCCTCGGGACCTGACTCCAGCACTGGCCCGATTACAACAGGAACACCGGCCCTTATGAGTTTCGTTACCCGGCCTCCGATACTTCGCGAAAGTCCAGGAGAAACGAACGGCCTCGTACGGAAGTTCCTGCACAACTGTCTGGATCATCACGAGTCGTGCCGACTCGGCCAGCCACCAGATGAAGAGTTTGAGCTTCCGTCTCGAGTTCTATCCATCAAAGATGACGCCGGAGGAATATCCGTCAAGCTTGTCGAGAACTACGGATTGAGTGGCAGATATTGTGCTTTGAGTCACTGTTGGGGCCCCGAAGACAAGCGGCCACTGCGGACTCTAAAGGCAAACATCACGGATCACCTTGCCTCTATACCTTGGAACAAGCTGCCAGCCACATTCCAAGATGCCATCATACTGACAAGAGACCTTGGCATTGAATATTTATGGATCGATTCTTTGTGCATCCTCCAGGATGACAAGAAGGATTGGTTCAATGAATCGAAGAAAATGGCATCGGTTTATCGGCGAGCCACACTCGTCATTGCGGCTGTCTCTTCCGAGGACTCCACCCAAGGCCTTTCCAAACCCGAGCGTTCAGAGCCGCTCACGTTCCGCGTCCCGTCTTATACACAGGAAGGATCTTCGCAGTCTGGCTACAATATTGCAGAATTCCAAAACGCATGGGGCAATATAGATGGACCTTTGAGAGAACGGGCCTGGGCGTTCCAAGAGTGGTACCTCGGTCGAAGAAAGGTCTTCTTCACGTCAGAAGGCATTAATTGGAAATGCGATGAAATCACATGCAACGAGCGTGGAAGCAATACAGACTTGAGGCTGTATGCAACCTTGTCGTGGGCAGCTTGTCTAGAGGAGTACACCGACAAGCTTCTGACAGTTCCCTCCGATCGTCTCGTTGCTCTTCTCGGAatctcggccgagatgcAAAAGTCCAGGAACGATTCTTTCGTGCCTGAATTCGGGGTTTGGGAAGATAACCTTGCGGAGCAGCTTCTCTGGAGACCAACAGACATGATGCATGAGAATTTGCCCGGTCTACCATCGTGGTGTTGGGCAGCCACTGGGGGGGCGAAAGCCTGGCTGGTAGACGAGCGAGACAGAATGCCCAACGAGGTTATGGTGAAAAGTACCGTCAACACCATCAGCCTGAGAAAGTCCGGGTCTGTTAATGCTTCAGGCCTACTGACCAGATCCACAATAGCGCCGTTGCCTTTGCGGAAATGTTGTTTTCGACATTTCACGCACAATACGGGTAGCTACGGCAGGCTGGGTACTATCGACCATAGAATATTACCGGAGTTTGATGATGAACACTACAACATGAGAAGATTCCCCATTCTCAATCCGAATGGAACCTCTAATATTCTTGGGCTTGCCGTTTTCGATCGCTGCATTTATTTCTCGGAATGTTTTTGGTTTATACTTTGTTCAACAAAGAGATTAGTCAGGACGGACCCGTGGTAATTAATGATCCCCTTCCTTAAGATTGACTACAAGCTTGTAGCTAACCTGAATACCCAGTCATCCTGATTTTGGAAATAATTCCTCCAGCGGCGAAGAAGACTGGTCAACTGATACTAAGGATTCTGGTAGCGCCTTCGAAGAAAGTGGCGTTGGATATTATGGAGGTAGTGATGACGACTCATTCATTGAAGAAAGCGAAGATAGCTACCCGGGTCACACGCATAGAAACACGGTGAGCTTCACCGCTCCTGCACTTGGTGTATTTATCTCTGGGCATTGCGGCTGACTCGAATAGGACGCGTGTGTGGATATTTTCAAAGTCGGACGGTCCAAGGAAGTCCACTGGGCGTTGCTTCTCCAGCCAGTTGATAACACATTGAAAAAGTTCACGCGAGTCGGAGTGGCTCTTTTATGGCCGCGAGCTTTAGAGACAGGAGAAGGCGAGGTCACGGAGTTTGAGATCGTTTGACGTGTACAGTAGGAATTCTTCGATGTTTAAGCCTCTGTTCAAGCtttctcgtcgtctcttACAGCTTATAAGCTGATCAAGTGTGCCTGCCAGGGTCTGCTGTTCCTAGGAATAAGGAGCTATTTGCAAAGTCTTATTCTCAGGAACATTCAGCTACCTGAGTCTGAGCCCTACGAACAGCAAACACTGTTATCCCTAGAACCCTAGGAATAGCAGCCTAATACTTACTATGCTTACCCCTACTTACTTTGTTGCTCACCTCAGGCATCACTTTACTGTGTTAAAAGCAGCCACATCAAGGTTAGAGCAGCTGGGTGAGGCGACTGCAGTTGAACAAGAGATTGCCCTGCCACTTGCAGTGCACTGAGAGATGGCATCTCCCAACGATGAGAATTCCGCTAACCATAACACTTGACTTGGAAGGTCTATGGATCGTGGTCAAACTTGCAGATTAaacgatgacgatgcccgtCTCCAGTCGACACCAGCCGAGCACTCTTCCGAGGTCCTCACTCTCCGTCCGCTTATCGTACCAGAATATTCCGAGTCTTTCGAACGTCCGCGCCTGGCCAGTGACTGCTTTGAGCACGAGAAAGTTGTTTCTGTCATCGCACATGTCCCCCCAGTAGAGCACCACGACTTCGCCAATCTTCCttgcgtcgtcctcgctcaTCACAAAGTCCATCTCGACCcactcgccgtcgcccatcTTCTCCCCCGTCGCCTTGTGCGTCAGCTCGAACTTGGGCGGGACGTCATTTGAGCCCGGGTCCAGCAACTCTGCGCGCATGTGCGCGCACCGGCCGTTGAGCCTGAGGAACCCTCCCACAACAGGGCCCGTCTCGTCCGTTTCCTCCGCGGTGGTGCATTCCACCTCTGTGATCTCAACGTCGATCTGCGAACACTTGTGGTAGTCCATCCTATTGAAGTAGCCGACGGAGCCGAACACCGAGAGCCACGACCAGCTGGGTGCAACGTACTGGTCCGGCTTCCTGTGGGTATCCAATATTTCCCAGCAGAGTTGATGCGCGAGGTCTTCCTCCCACACGCCGGCGAGAtatcttcctcctctcccaaGCCTTGAAGCCTGTGCCGCAATGCCCGCGAGAGCCACCACACGATCAGAGTCGTAGGTG
Protein-coding sequences here:
- a CDS encoding Putative heterokaryon incompatibility; amino-acid sequence: MESCGTCRDFFRLTISSAPLRGFDVSFPRGCSRDERQSVKESAQNCQLCHTIYHFLQPRHESTFDLPESDNHPFEIKVYPQKSLLHGEKNLFSNVRFFYDIQNRDGTDYGSFHTLNFSMWADEGSSGPDSSTGPITTGTPALMSFVTRPPILRESPGETNGLVRKFLHNCLDHHESCRLGQPPDEEFELPSRVLSIKDDAGGISVKLVENYGLSGRYCALSHCWGPEDKRPLRTLKANITDHLASIPWNKLPATFQDAIILTRDLGIEYLWIDSLCILQDDKKDWFNESKKMASVYRRATLVIAAVSSEDSTQGLSKPERSEPLTFRVPSYTQEGSSQSGYNIAEFQNAWGNIDGPLRERAWAFQEWYLGRRKVFFTSEGINWKCDEITCNERGSNTDLRLYATLSWAACLEEYTDKLLTVPSDRLVALLGISAEMQKSRNDSFVPEFGVWEDNLAEQLLWRPTDMMHENLPGLPSWCWAATGGAKAWLVDERDRMPNEVMVKSTVNTISLRKSGHPDFGNNSSSGEEDWSTDTKDSGSAFEESGVGYYGGSDDDSFIEESEDSYPGHTHRNTVSFTAPALGDACVDIFKVGRSKEVHWALLLQPVDNTLKKFTRVGVALLWPRALETGEGEVTEFEIV